GTTACTGACAAAACTTGTTTACCAGATTATATTACTTATTGTAttgaatataattaattaagttGATTTGTTTTACAGAGAAGACATGTATGCGCAGGACTCCATAGACTTATTGCAGAACTCGGGGCTCCAATTCAGGAAGCATGAGGAGGACGGCATTGAACCGCTAGAGTTCGCCGAGTTGCTCATGACATCAGGTAGCCTTTAATAACTCacttcattttaaattaaaagtttattCACTGAGTAGGCCTTGTAGGGTTGCGTTCACGTATCTGTACACATTGGCGCCCTTCCACAAAAACCAAAatgtgttataattataagctTGTATTTTATATCTGTTGTTAGAAGTGATTTGGAAAAAGTTTCGGACTAAAATTTATACATTGTAGAACAACGCCAGTTAAAGATAAATTAAGACAGGAAATGTGAAATTTTGCTATGACCTGTTAGACtagacaaaaaaaatcaaaatcgctctccttcttaatgcgactggcaaatcatattacttttaagcaaccgggttttttaacctaattagaccccgctgaatccgaatttgccggttgctcgatagaaatcttgaccggaagtgagatatttgacattaaaggtccctttttttagtttttcgtaaataactcttaaacggtggcgcatagcaaagaATGTTTtgaagattcagtacaatttttcgctaggatcaatattcaaagagatattaacgcgggaaatttaattataatcacttctaaggtccctttttttagtttttcgtaaataactcataaacggtggccaatatcaaaaaatgttgttaatcCTTTACCGCATATGGGTCCAAATTTGGAACGTAATGATATTATCCTCGTGGATTGATATACGCGTCATCTGTTTTACTGAACTTGTAAGGGATAGAAACTATGAATACTACTGAACGTTTTCTGTACTTGATACAGCTTCTAACTAGTTTGTGGTCCATATGGCGTTACCATTTCCACCGACGTCCGGCAATTTTACTTGCAAGTGTGATTGACTACTTTGTAATTAGCTTTTCGTTGTAATATTtagtgcaataaataaatttccaGCGTTGagtattagaaaaatatatgCCGCGAGATTTTACGGTAAAACATGTAAgcatttatattcaaattactaTGTATGATGTCGTGAAAGTTTGAAATGGAACACTATGCCTTACAAGCTAGAAGGATTGGACTAATATGGAACATTATGCATTAGTGATTATTTTATCAGTTTGCCAAATATGGAACCTTATGCATTCAGGCAAGctacttctttattttatttttattaagttggaTACGTTAGCCGCATTGTTAAAAATCTGTAGATAACCGGTGGCAGCTGATAGCTACAGATAACCAATAACGATCAAATTAATTTTCTACGTCaatgacaaacaagcatacgttCCGTATGGTGGTAAGCGGCTACCTTAGCCTAAACCTTaccaaaaataagtataaaaataataaatagtttttgaaaatgtAAGTGATGTTTTTTAAACTTACATTTCCATACATatcaatatatatacatacagtTCCAAATTTGACCAGTTTAATAATCGGGCTCCGGTTAGCCACTAATACATAAAGTTCCAAATTTGGAACAAATtgttatttactattatttttaattaggtcgaatatagatttttttcacaattttttttatgttacatttatagtattttattacatatatttaattcggggagaataaaaaatccatgcggtaaagggttaaacgttaataatctacacaaaatttagaACAAAAATGATtgagtacacttttcgcagggatcaatatttaaaatgataataaagagggaaagttaattataataaattgtaaggttccttgttttttattttttcgttaataatacGAAAAGTTTGTCTCATAGCAAaagaaatcttatacataaataataaacataaaatttcctacaagaaacatgtagaacactttttgctaggatcaatatttaaaaagacaaagcagcgggtaagttaattataatcaattttaaagtccctttttagttttttgtaaataactcgtaaacggtgtcccatagcaaaataggtttataagaataaaatatctacataaaatctcctccaaaaaacatctggaacacttttctctaggatcaatatttaaactaTTTAAAGTGATAAGCAGGCAAATTCGGAAACAGCGGGGTTTAATTAaggtaaaaaacccggttgccaaaaagtaatatgctttgccagtcgaaatcgattttatgaaaaatatgaccagtctatgTGACATAACCTACtcacaatattatatttatacagTTTTTAGGGTacaccaaagggtaaaaacgggaccctattactaagacttccctgtccgtccgtctgtctgtcaccagactgtaacATTAACagtgatagttgaaattttcacagatgatctaTTTCTgtagccgctataacaacaaatactaaaaataaaataaatatttaagtggggctcccatacaacaaacgagattttttgccgttttttgcgtaatggtacccTTCGAgcgcgagtcctactcgcacttggccggttttttatttaaccTGTATTATCTATTATCTTGCTTGtaactaattttcttatttatttgtAGGCCTGGTTCTCATGGACAACATCAAATGGTTAAGCTTTCACTCCGGTTATGACTTTGGCTACCTGCTAAAGCTGCTCACCGACCAGAATCTACCACAAGATGAGAATGACTTCTTTGAGAGTCTACGGCTGTATTTCCCTACAGTTTACGATGTCAAGGTAAGTTCTAGTTCAATTCATGCATGGCTCAATATTCGTATTATTTTACAATcggcatatatatatatatatatatatatatatatatatatatatatatatatatatatatatatatatatatatatatatatatatatatatataatatatatatatataaaattaataacgatcaaattaattataatatatatatatatataaaaggcTCCAAAATACCTAgacattattaattattatttagctactaatttttcaaaatccgTATTTATCATTGCCTTTACATTCACTAGAAAAAATTCAATAACATAACACATAAGcaatattactaaaaaaaaattatagtgtgaaggaaaataaaatttgttttaaattgaGGTCGATAATGTGGTTTATGTAATGACCGGAAGATATCGTCATTCtactttataaatatgtatgtacatcCATGTAATATTGTATTTCTGGTACATTTCGTGTACAGCTAGTTCTTATTATGAAGGAATTAAACGTAAAGCATTTGTTTGGCTGTTACATAAGTAACCTAAAAGTTCGTTAgatatatgtacataatatttaaattaggaCTGTTTAAAGTTTTTAGAAAACGGGAAGTATACTAAAAACTTCTAATCAGAAATATACCAAGACCCAGGGCATCCAAAATTCCTTCACTCTAAGAACATTATACATGTTATGGCACTTATTGCTTATCAAGAGCCAAATATTGAGTAACTGAATTTGTTTCCAGTACCTCATGAAGCTCTGCAAAAATTTGAAGGGCGGATTGCAGGAGGTGGCAGACCAGTTGGAGCTGCGGCGCGTTGGGCCGCAGCACCAGGCTGGTTCCGACTCTCACCTCACTGGGATGGCGTTCTTCAAGATCAAAGAGgtattgttgtgtttttcagaacagatacatacatacagtgctgattatacacggtgtaacatgaggaaaccgaataattttgaccacgcatttctgaggtcaaaagaaggaaaaaaatgtaatatgagtttaggtcaatttcgccaaaaaaaaattgttttgttttttcaatttttttaatgtatttgtacataaaaaataaatgttataggtaaacttgtcacttaaaattgatttttacatgtttttttcgtaaaacctacgttttgcaaagtgttacttgtcactttttgacatctatcaataaggatatttagaccacgtcccatagcagtaacatcaccatcaaaaaggccttttacactatgtagcaataaaaacttatatttttttaaattaatattatctctgaaactaggcgaatttcaaaaaagtttataggacatttttgtctcgaaatatgatcaggaatacgctgttaaaattattcggtttcttcatgttacaccgtgtataaccGTTGAATCAATCGTAAATACTACATTTCATAAACTGGATAAGAACTGTTgatggagtcgccattgccggatacggcaAGGAAGAAGAGAGAGAGAAATACTACGAACTTATTTTGGTATTAACGGTCTCCTGCTCTCTACGACCGACCTATTCGGTTTAATTGTTTTGGATTTAACCTtcgtataatttaaaaaaaatgttaatctcGCAGTTGGGTTTATCCTTGTTAGAGTCGTCTCGGCGATTAAAGCTTTGTAAATAAATTTAGTAGATGAATAAAGTGTATACAAATGTTGTACGTTAATAACATAGAATCGTTTGTTCGCTTGCAGATATTTTTCGACGACAACATCGAGAGCTCAAGCGGGCACCTGTACGGTTTGGGCGCCCCGTTCTCCGCGTCCGCGAACACCTTCCAGGAGGGCGGCGAGGCGGGCACCTCGTCCTGATCGGCGGAGGCCGGCGCGCCCGCCCCGTCCCCGCGCCTGTACCTACAGGAGTGAaccgcgcccgccgcgccggcGACTACCTTCCTGCCTCGAGTGCGTCACTCACACAATACACTGGACTCTAAAGTGAATGGAACTCGCATATGAATATGAATTGAAAATGATTTATTCCCTAATTGTTACTGTGCGTCCTCGgttttaaaagtattttacCGTTCAAAaagaatgaaaatatttttaaaataatgacatttattttttaaataggtgACTCATATTTTTATCAATTGTCACATAACGTGTTAGTTACgtttttaaacataattttaagctttccatattatttacatttattttattatgtctaTATGAAATGAAGTGTGTAAGCCGGTATAGAATTATTTTACAGTGGTATACATTATTTCACTAAAATGAACTTTgataataacattattttttaccaATGACAATTTACCACAATGCAACTGAAGCGTATTTTAAGTGTTTAACGCAATTCCAGAAATAGGCAGGTCATGTTTCTTTTCCGAAATTACGTTGATGTATATGCTACCAGCTTGCCTCAAAACGCATGTTACTACCTATTCACTTCAGTACGCTCTAGATTCTCTAAAACATAGACGTAAGAAATGCGATTGTGACTCAAGTTTCAACGTATTTAACAGCCAAACTTGTATTATGAGTTCAATGAAACCAGTCGGTGCTTAGTTTTAATTTCGTTTGATATTCGCACTTTTACAAAAATGGCTTCCCGCCATAGTTTTCAACGTTAAACATAACAGTGAAACCTAGCATCCACGTCCTGGTGAACCATACATGCAAACAAATATTGACGAACTACGATTAGGATCACAGACGTTTTGGCGCAACTGGCCCTTACTCTATCTAAAAACACTGAAACTGCAAAATAGACATCGCATGTCAACTTGCTTGAAGCACAAGACACAGCATAATGAAAGGTGCATTGTATACGAACAAAATCTAGTTCCTATCACTCGGCTTCGACTCCTGGGAACAgtatttgatatttaatttacgACGATTGGGATGATTATTTTATAATGAACTGattttacttaatttttatataCTATTTGGTGCGTCTTTTTTACGTGtcttatacttatttataatcATGTATTAGCtcgatacaatttttttttatattttggcATTAATGTAAGGgatatttttttaacgtgcAGCAATACCATGTTTATTTGTCTTACTATTGTACAGCGAAAAATTGAAATTCATTCATAACTGTATATGCACTATTGCACCTGTGTGTACATAATTGCATATAGGATTACTTATCATTATATTCATAACGTGACGCTGCTAAACatgaaattttgttttaaactgGAACTTCTGTAACTATCATGTGACACATCGAatttcagaaattatttatataaCGTAAATGATCAAATAATAATTTCTACGAGTCtgaatacttaggtacttatatttataaaatactgaATTGAAATTCATTTGACATTTTTTGTGATAAAAATATCTGTAAATACATAGGTAGAAAATGATACTCCTACGGTGTTTCTATTCTTGTAACAAATAAGACACTTATGATTTCGGACTATGTCTTTGACTAGTGCGGATGGACGGATGCATTTATTGAAGTCGACAGAAAAACGCGAGTGGCATGACTGAAGCAGATAAGATTTTATAATTACACTTAATAATAGgtaatattacgcgaaactctgccactaccacaatccatcacaatctgagggtataccgcgaaacaagaacaCGCGTGTCCCGGTAGAccctttgtaaacaaaccgcctgatgcatcaatgtcataattttctttttgtgataacttgtcaaaaaacagtttaaaaaaggcgcagtacctagtacctatgtataaggttactctatggtttacgataggcgctagtgctgcactctggcgacaGAACCTTGcagtaatagagttagaccaagaaaagtctgcagagattttgataacccacgcagtgcaagtgttattttaaacgtcataatttcatagaagtttgacgtttaaagtaaaaCTGCATtgcgtgctatcaaaatcgctgcagacttttcttggtctaactaccCCCTATTATAAGAAATTTGTTGGCCACTTACAACAAATAGTTTTCGCCATCTAAGATTATCAATGAATTTAAGGATTTTCAGgccgttttcacctatcaagggaaggattcttgaggaaggtttaggtgtataatttgcagGGCGGATAGCTAGTGTTTCATAAGTTTTGATTCAGTCAGTGTGCGTTACCCCAGAGCGCGCCGCGCTCTGTCTCTCTTCCGTGGTTACCCCTTACTTGACGATATAGAACCAGATAAAGAACGGGtgaaaaaatattatgtaacaaTTTTCACCCGTTCTATCATCTAATCACATTTTAAACCGTTGAAAATTATCCTTCAATTTGATGCTCCCATGATTACTTAAATATATAGgaaggtatgtatttatatgaTGTAGTGTTAATTTTACAAAGTAAATATTGTAACACGATGTATTTTTGGGTCTCAGGCACCTGACGGATTTTAgcaatgtttttaaataaatatttgaaggcATACTAAAAATATGTAACGGGTCCATCGccaattaatttgtttaatttacctttaattccgacgtttcgacacaggtttcactggtgaCGTCGTCGCTGCACACTTGTCCGCGACCATCCCAGTGGAGACGTAGATACGAAAAGTCATGTGACGTTTACGGAATTATCCCGCATACGGATGTGGCCGCGCTGACCTTATACATATACCTAGCCCAAGAAATGATTCCTTGAAGTTAACGGGATCAGAAAAAACCTGCATGTTATGTAGTGAAACAAGTCTCGGGgcggatttttgaatttcgaccgcccGATTTCGTCTATTTCGTTCAAttatatctccactactaggcatttaaattctactaatagcaTTGAAAACGCTGTTCAATACACAATTtttatcgctcgtatttcaaaaattagcattttgcCGTTTTTCACCGATtatcgagtgacgaaatcgagcgatcgaaattcaaacaTCGCCGCCCTGAAAGTTGTAGCATGTAGTTCTTTCTCCATACTTGAATCAATTTTGGAACTGTTTACACCTCAAGGTTTCCTCATTTGCCGGATCCAAACTGATGGCGTTTATAATTACAACTCcagaaaatatgtaaaataacatttttaagaATTACTATCGAGCAACGAAATAATGATTTAGAACATGTCTTGTTGAAAATAACTTATTAGAGCAAAGTTTAACCGTATATACCCTTTCTTAG
Above is a window of Cydia splendana chromosome Z, ilCydSple1.2, whole genome shotgun sequence DNA encoding:
- the LOC134804859 gene encoding CCR4-NOT transcription complex subunit 7-like, producing the protein MPAASFGAQLPPLGDGGIKDVWNSNLHEEFQIIRQVVQKYHWVAMDTEFPGVVARPIGEFRSTADYQYQLLRCNVDLLRIIQLGLTFMDENGKTPPGYTTWQFNFKFNLQEDMYAQDSIDLLQNSGLQFRKHEEDGIEPLEFAELLMTSGLVLMDNIKWLSFHSGYDFGYLLKLLTDQNLPQDENDFFESLRLYFPTVYDVKYLMKLCKNLKGGLQEVADQLELRRVGPQHQAGSDSHLTGMAFFKIKEIFFDDNIESSSGHLYGLGAPFSASANTFQEGGEAGTSS